A stretch of the Nicotiana tabacum cultivar K326 chromosome 6, ASM71507v2, whole genome shotgun sequence genome encodes the following:
- the LOC142181772 gene encoding uncharacterized protein LOC142181772, with protein sequence MCIDYRQLNKSTIKNKYPLPRIDDLFDQLQGAKYFSKIDLRSGYHQVRVREKDIPKTDFRTRYGHFEFLVMSFGLTNAPAAFMDLMNTIFRPYLNVFVIVFIDDILVYSRSEAEHAGHLRIVLQTLQDRKLYAKLSKCEFWLNSVAFLGHVISDEGISVDTQKIDAVKNWPRPTTPSEVRSFLGLAGYYRRFVEGFSSISSPLTKLTQKATKFQWSDTCERSFQELKNRLTSAPVLTLPEGTEDYVVYCDASANVVADALSRKSMGSLVHIEADFKGNWDDHLPLIEFAYNNSYHSSIKMAPYEALYGRRCRSPIGWFEVGETKLYGPDLIHQAIEKVKVIQERLRTAQSRHGTRVVESINTKFLEHDVCDCDCSCGKKIVLKEKEVIVLVPVVHEKVVNQPIHEGENQGNNDADPIVPEQNVHNGPLCRSQRERRSFFSDDFIVCVTENLSDTGELTYPLSYAQVISSPFVDKWREAMEDEMRSMEHNRVWEFVELPISFRPIGCKWVFKTKRDSKGNIYRYKARLVAKGYTQKEGIDYKETFSHVSSKDEFRVVMALVAYFDLELHQMDVRTAFLNGSLLE encoded by the exons atgtgtatcgactatcgacagttgaataagtctactataaagaacaagtatccacttccaagaattgatgacctgtttgaccaactccagggtgccaagtatttctccaagattgatttacgttcagggtatcatcaggtaagggttagggagaaagatattccaaagacggacttccggacaagatatgggcactttgagttcttggtgatgtcgttcgggctaacaaatgccccagcagcttttatggatctcatgaatactatattcaggccctatcttaatgtgttcgtgattgtattcattgatgacattctagtgtattctcgttcggaggcggaacacgcgggccacttgcggatagtattacagacgcttcaggatcgtaagttatatgctaagctctccaaatgtgaattctggctgaactcagtagcattccttggccatgtgatatctgatgagggtattagtgtcgacactcagaagatcgatgcagtaaagaattggccgagacctacaacaccatcagaagtccgcagcttcctaggactagcaggatattataggcggtttgtagaaggattttcctctatatcatcaccattgactaagttaacacaaaaagctaccaaattccagtggtctgacacttgtgaacgtagttttcaggagctgaagaatcgattgacatctgcaccagtgctcactcttcctgaaggaacagaagattatgtggtatattgtgatgcctcag ccaatgttgtggcagatgctctcagccgtaaatcaatgggaagcttagtacatattgaggcag attttaaggggaattgggatgatcatcttccactcatagaattcgcctataacaatagctaccattccagtattaaaatggccccatatgaggcactatatgggaggagatgtagatcaccaattggatggttcgaagttggtgaaacaaaattatatgggccagatttgattcaccaagctattgagaaggtgaaagtgatacaggagcgattgaggacggcacaaagcag GCATGGCACTAGAGTCGTTGAGTCTATTAATACAAAATTTCTTGAGCATGAtgtttgtgattgtgattgttcATGTGGTAAGAAAATTGTATTGAAAGAGAAGGAAGTCATTGTCCTTGTACCTGTTGTACATGAAAAGGTGGTAAACCAACCTATTCATGAGGGTGAGAATCAAGGGAACAACGACGCAGACCCCATAGTTCCTGAGCAAAATGTACACAATGGACCACTATGCAGGTCACAAAGAGAAAGAAGGTCTTTCTTCTCCGATGATTTTATCGTGTGTGTGACTGAAAATCTTAGTGATACTGGAGAACTGACTTATCCTTTATCATATGCTCAAGTTATTTCCTCTCCATTTGTTGATAAATGGCGTGAGGCAATGGAAGATGAAATGCGCTCCATGGAACACAATAGAGTGTGGGAGTTTGTTGAATTGCCTATAAGTTTTAGGCCTATTGGTTGCAAATGGGTGTTTAAAACTAAAAGAGACTCTAAGGGAAATATATACCGTTATAAAGCAAGGTTGGTTGCTAAGGGTTACACTCAAAAAGAAGGTATTGATTATAAAGAAACATTTTCTCATGTTTCATCTAAGGATGAATTTAGAGTTGTGATGGCTCTTGTGGCTTATTTTGATTTAGAGTTGCACCAGATGGACGTTAGAACTGCTTTCCTGAATGGGAGTCTACTTGAATAA